The DNA segment ACAATAATCTCTATTCACGGAGAGGGAAATGACCTTTTTAAAGTGCTGTTTTCAAAATGGGATAAGGGTGCTTTAGATGTTTTGGACAATCTTTCATCGCTATTGCTTTCGCTAAAAGAGACACTGGTCGCTGATACCAATCAAGAAAAGTTGACCAAAGCTTTTATCTATTCTATTTACAAAGTTCTAAATAAAATTAGCAACTACTTTAGTGGTTACAGCAGTAGCAATACTATCGAAACTCTGACGTCTATTTATAAACAAGTTATTGATCTTGCCGAAGTTTCATTTGAAGGTGAACCATTAGAAGGATTGCAGTTGATGGGTGTGCTTGAAACGCGCGTGTTGGATTTTGATACAGTTATTATAACTTCGATGAATGAAGGTAAATTTCCAGCGGGAAAAAGTCAAAATTCTTTTATACCGTACGATGTCAAGAGAGAATTAGGTCTGCCAACATTTAAAGAGAAAGATGCCATTTATACCTACCACTTCTATCATCTATTGCAACGAGCAAAGAATGTTTATCTTATCTACAATACTGAAAGTGAAGGAATGGACGGCGGCGAAAAAAGTCGTTTTATCACGCAATTGCAGGTAGAAAAAAAGCCGTTGCATACGCTTAGTACTGAAATTTATAGTCCATATGTTCCAGAAGTAGCGGCCAAAGATTTTGTTATAGAAAAGACTGAAAGTGTAATGGAACGTTTGGCAGAAATTGCAAGTAAGGGATTTTCTCCATCGGCTTTGACAAGTTATATTCGAAACCCTATGCAATTTTACTTTCAGAAAATTCTATCTATTCGAGATTTGGAAGATGTCGAAGAAAATATTGCATTAAACACTCTAGGGACAATCATTCATGAAACTCTAGCAAATCTCTACAATCCTTTAATTGGGAAAGTCCAAACTGAAGAAGATATTCAAATATGTATTTCTAAAATTGATGATGAAGTGGCAGCACAATTTCAAGAGATTTATAAAAAAGGGGAGATTAAAAAAGGTCGTAATCTTTTAGCTTTTGAGGTGGCAAAAAGGCATATTCTAAATTTTCTAAAGTTAGAGTTAAAAGCAGTAAATGACGGCGACTCAATTAAGATCTTATTTTTGGAAAAACGATTTGAACGTGTATTAGAATCAGATTTATTGCCATGTCCAATAGTTATTGGAGGATCTGTGGACCGAATAGAACTGAGAAATGGAGTGGTTCGAATCATTGATTATAAAACCGGGAAAGTTCTCGGCACCAATTTAAGTCTCAAGAATTGGGATAATTTGGTTTTAGAAATTAAGAACGACAAAATTATCCAAGTTTTAGCTTACGCTTTTACTTTTGAACCATTTCTGCAAGGTCGGACGATGGAAGCCGGCGTTATTTCTTTCAAAAACATGAAAAGCGGATTTTTGCCCTTTAAAATAAAGGAAGATAAGATAGAGACTCAGATTGTGACTTCAACAATTTTAGAAAAATACAAAGAACAACTTGTACATTTATTGCTAGAAATTTTAAATAAAGATATTCCCTTTACCGAAAAAGAAGTTAAATCTTTTTAAAGTACTGGAGAAGTAGCTCGCATAATTCGTCGCGATTTTCTATTGGACTCATATGTCCGTCAGGAAAGCTAAAGAGCGTGGCGCTTGTTCCTTCAACCTGAGCAGCAGTATCATTAAATTTGAGTACGGTGTCTTGAATACCTAAGATTAATGAGATTGGATAAGGCGCGAAGTGCAAAAGAACCTCGCGGTCTTTCCTGATTTTCATACCTTCGAGAGTTGCAACAATTCCTTGCACAGATGTTTTTAGAGCTTGTTCTTTAACGTGTTCTATTTCTTTTTTAAGCTTCTGCCGATTATCTTCACTAAAAAGATTTGCAACCGCCATTCTAATAAAGCCTTCGTGGTTGTATTTCACTGCTTGTATCGCACGGTCGCGATTTAATTTTCGCTCATCTGTATCTGCCGAAGCCGTTGAGTTGACTAAAATCAGGGAGCGAACATTGTCTGGAAACAATTCGGCGAAAGCCAAACAAACGTAACCACCCATAGAATGTCCCAGCAATATAGATTTTCTAATTCGTAGATGTGACAAAACAGCCTGCACTACTTTTGCATTTTCTTCCATAGAATGCACATAACCTAAACTCTCTGATTCGCCGTGACCCAGCAAATCAATCGTAACTATTCTGTATTTCTTTTCGTATTGATTGACAAAATAATTCCACATTTTCTTATTTTCAAGAAATCCATGCAGGAAAACTACCGCAGTACCTTTGCCGGAATCTGTGTAGCTAATTCGGGTGTTTTTATATAAAATTGTTTCCAAAGAGATATTTTTACTATTAAAAAAGGTTTGAAAAGCGTCTAGATTATACACTCTTCAAACCTTTAATTATATTTATAGAAAATTTAGCTGTTCATCAAGTCTTCGATTTCTTCAAGCAATATCGGGATATTAGCCATAAGATTTAATGGAGCGCCACTTTCTTGAATGACTAGATTATCTTCGAGTCTAATACCAAAACCTTCGGCAGGAATATAGATTCCTGGTTCAACAGTGAAGACCATGTTTGCCTGCATTGGTTCCGTCAGAATTCCATAATCATGAGTGTCTAGGCCCATATGGTGCGAAGTTCCATGCATAAAGTACTTCTTGTAAGCTGGCCAAGCTGGATCTTCATTTTGTACATCTGCTTTGTCAAGCAATCCTAATCCTAATAATTCTGAAGTCATAATTTTCCCAACTTCTTCATGATACTGTTTCCAATCTGTACCAGGAATAAGCATTTTTTGAGCTTCTTCTTTTACACGGTTTACGGCATTGTACACATTTTTCTGACGCTCGGTATATCGTCCAGATACTGGAATGGTGCGAGACATATCGCTAGAATAATTTGCATATTCTGCAGCAACATCAAATAAGATTAAATCGCCAGCTTTACATTCTTGATTGTTCTCAATATAATGCAAAACGTTTGCATTATTTCCAGATGCTATAATAGGAGTGTACGCAAAACCTTTTGAGCGATTTCTCAAAAACTCGTGCATGAATTCAGCCTCGATTTCATACTCTGTAACTCCTGGCTTTACAAAGGGTAAAATTCTTCTGAATCCTTTTTCAGTAATATTACAAGCATGTTGAATAAGGTCTAATTCCACTTGTTCTTTTACAGAACGAAGTCGTTGCAATATTGGATTGCTTTTGGCAACTTGATGAGCTGGATATTGCTCTTTCCACCATTTTACAAATCTAGCTTCGCGTGTTTCAGTTTCGATAGTAGCTCGGTAGTGTTCATTTGTATTAATGTAAATGGTGTCGGCAAATGACATTAGTTCTTTAAGTGTTTTTGGAAAATCCTGAAGCCAAATAACAGTTTTGATTCCCGATGTTTCAAACGCTTTTTCTTTGGTTAATTTCTCACCTTCCCATATTGCAATTAATTCACTTGTCTCCTTCAAGAAAAGAATTTCGCGCTGATGTTCATAAGGTGCATCTGGAAATAATAAAAGAATACTTTCCTCCTGATCTACTCCCGAAAGGTAAAAAATGTCTCTATGTTGCGCAAATGGTAATGTACTATCGGCCGAAATTGGATAAATATCATTAGAATTAAATACCGCAATGCTATTTTTTTTCATCTCAGCGACGAACTTTTTGCGGTTTTTGATAAATAAATTTCGGTCTATTGGAGTGTATTTCATAATAATAGAATTTGTTTATGTCTATGGTAAATTTAAAGACTTTAGAGCAGACTGCCACAAGGATTAAGGTAAAATTGCATTTTGCATTAAATTACTTTTTAAATTCATTATAAATTACTGCTTTTGTTGTCCTGAACGGAGTTTATACCTTATTTTTGTATGATTTTTAAAAACTTTTTAACTTATGGCGAAATCCGCAATATTGAAGTCTTCCATTACAAAGAAGTATTGGATGGCTTTTACAGGTTTATTTCTTTGTATCTTTCTTCTAGGACACTTAGCAGGAAATTTGCAATTAATTTTTGGTGATGCATTACAATTCAATCAGTATGCACTATTTATGACTACAAATCCTGCAGTCAAAATTCTTTCTTATCTAACTTATGCTTCGCTTTTATTTCACGCGATTGATGGTATCTTATTAACAATCCAAAACAAAAAAGCTAGGCCTATAGATTATGCTCACAATAAACCGGAAGCAAATTCTCGTTGGGCGTCACGTAATATGGCAATCCTGGGAAGTTTAATCCTTATTTTTATTGTATTGCACATGAAAACATTTTGGGCAGTAATGCACTTTGATGAAAAGATTCCATTGCAAACAACAATGATTGATGTTCAGCCGGGGATGCCTGCGCAAGAATTTTACATGACCACAACAGGAAGTTATTTGCCAGTTGGTAATGTTGAAGTGCGTAATGTAACTGAATTTTATGATCCTGCTGCAAAAGTAAAAATTGCTGAGGGTTACAAAGATTTGTACAAGATTACTGTAGACTTCTTTAAGGATCCTGAGTACGGATTGCTATACACAATTCTTTATGTTTTGGCTATGGCTGTCTTAGCTTTTCACTTATTGCACGGTTTTGCAAGTGCATTCCAATCAATAGGAATCAATAGTGCAAAATACAAACCTACCATTAGAGTTGTAGGTAAACTCTTCGCGGTGATTGTGCCGTTATTATTCGCAATCATTCCTCTTTACATTCATTTCTTTCTAAAAGCATAAATATATATGGCATTAGATTCTAAAGTACCAAATACAAACGGTCCATTATCTGAGATGTGGACTAACTATAAAGATCATATCAACTTAGTGAATCCTGCAAACAAACGTAATATAGACGTGATTGTAGTAGGAACAGGATTGGCTGGAGGTTCTGCCGCAGCTACTCTTGCTGAACTAGGTTACAACGTAAAAGCATTTTGTTTCCAAGATTCGCCACGTCGTGCACACTCAATCGCTGCACAAGGTGGTATTAATGCTGCCAAAAATTATCAAGGTGATGGTGACTCAACTTACAGATTGTTTTACGATACTGTAAAAGGTGGTGATTACCGCTCAAGAGAGGCAAACGTTTACCGTCTAGCAGAAGTTTCTACTAATATTATTGACCAATGTGTGGCTCAAGGAGTTCCATTGGCTAGAGAGTATGGTGGACTTTTGGATAACCGTTCTTTTGGAGGTGCTCTTGTTTCAAGAACATTCTACGCAAAAGGTCAAACTGGACAGCAATTACTCCTAGGTGCCTATTCTGCGATGAACAGACAGATAGGTCGTGGAAAAATAAAAATGTACAACCGTCACGAGATGCTAGACTTAGTAATCGTTGATGGAAAAGCTCGCGGAATTATCGCCCGTAACCTAGTTACTGGTGAAATTGAGAGACATTCTGCTCATGCAGTTGTTGTAGGATCTGGTGGATACGGAAACGTATTTTTCCTTTCTACCAACGCAATGGGAAGTAATGCTACTGCCGCTTGGAAAATTCATAAAAAAGGTGCTTTCTTCGCAAACCCTTGTTACACACAAATTCACCCAACTTGTATTCCTGTTTCGGGAGACCATCAGTCAAAATTAACTTTGATGTCTGAATCTCTTCGTAATGATGGAAGAATTTGGGTACCTAAAAACATTGAAGATGCTATTGCTATTAGAGAAGGTCGCAAAACGGCTATCGATCTTAGCGAAGATGAAAGAGATTACTACCTAGAAAGAAGGTATCCTGCTTTTGGTAACCTTGTACCTCGTGATGTTGCATCTCGTGCAGCAAAAGAGCGTTGCGACGCTGGCTACGGAGTAAACAAAACAGGTCAAGCAGTTTTTCTTGATTTTGCAGCAGCAATTCAGAGATACGGAAAAGAGAAAGCATACGTAAAGGGAATCGAACATACTGCTACTCCAGAGCAAATTATTGAAATGGGTACTGCAGTGGTTGCTGACAAGTATGGTAACCTTTTCCAAATGTATGAGAAAATCGTTGATGAGAATCCATACAAAATGCCAATGAAAATTTTCCCAGCAGTGCACTATACAATGGGTGGAACATGGGTAGATTATAATTTGATGACTACAATTCCTGGTTGCTTCTCTATTGGAGAATCAAACTTTTCAGATCACGGAGCTAACAGATTAGGTGCTTCTGCATTAATGCAAGGTCTTGCTGATGGATATTTTGTACTTCCTTACACTATTGGAGCTTACTTAGCGCCAGATATTAAAACAGGGCCAATTCCAACAAATACTCCGGAGTTTGAAGCTGCCGAAAATAATGTAAGAACTCAATTAGAGCGTTTTGTTAATAATAAAGGATCGCACTCTGTAGATTACTTCCATAAGATTTTAGGTAAAATCATGTGGGACAAAGTAGGAATGGCGAGAAATGCGCAGGGACTAACCGAAGCAATTCAAGAAATTTCAGAACTTCGCGAACGTTTCTATAAGGAAGTTCTTGTTCCTGGTACCATGGATAGCTTTAACCAAGAGTTAGAAAAAGCAATGAGAGTTGCCGATTTCTTGGAGTTGGGTGAGCTTTTCGCAAAAGATGCTTTACACAGAAAAGAATCTTGCGGTGGACACTTTAGAGAAGAATATCAAACTCCAGAAGGTGAAGCACAGCGTGACGACGAAAATTTTGCTTATGTAGCAGCTTGGGAATATACAGGGAAACCTAGCGAGGCGATTTTACATAAGGAAGAATTGAAGTTTGAAAATATTAAACTAGTGCAACGTAGCTACAAGTAAGCAGCAATTTTTAAAAAGTCAACCCAAACAAATTGTCAGATTATGACAGATTGTTTTTAAGGTTATAAAAAATAGTACCATGAAACTCACATTAAAAATATGGCGTCAAAAAAACGCCCAAGACAAAGGAGGTTTAGTTGATTATAAACTAGACGGTATTTCTGAGGACATGTCCTTTCTAGAAATGCTTGACGTTCTTAATGACGGACTTACAAATAAAGGAGAAGATCCTGTAGCTTTTGACCACGATTGTCGCGAAGGAATTTGCGGTATGTGTTCATTGTTTATCAACGGTGAAGCTCACGGACCAGATAGAGGTGTTACAACTTGTCAGCTGCACATGCGTATGTTCAAAGATGGCGATACTATCTATATTGAGCCTTTCCGTGCAAAAGCTTTCCCAGTAATCAAAGATTTAGTTGTAGACAGAGGATCTTTTGATAGAGTGCAGCATGCAGGTGGTTTTATATCTGTTAATACATCTGGAAACACTGTAGATGCCAACACTATTCCTATCAACAAGCACGATGCTGATACAGCATTTGACAATGCAACTTGTATTGGTTGTGGAGCTTGTGTAGCGAGCTGTAAAAATGCCTCAGCGATGCTTTTCGTTGCTGCAAAAGTATCTCAGTTTGCATTGTTGCCGCAAGGTAAAGTAGAAGCAGCTGACCGTGTGAAAAATATGGTGGCTCAAATGGATGCTGAAGGTTTTGGTAACTGTACCAATACTGGAGCGTGTGAAGTAGAGTGTCCAAAAGGAATTACACTTGAAGCTATTGCTAGAATGAACAGAGAATACTTTGTTGCGAATTTCTAATACAAAGTTATCTATTATAAGAAAAGGCGTTCATTTATGAGCGCCTTTTCTTATTTTAGTAGGTACGGTAGACGCAATTTTTCAAGGTTTCATGTTTTTCATTTGGGCGAGTCCTTCGCCACAACGATTTGTGCAGGCAAGACACTTTTATCTCCTTAAGTTTCAGAAGATATTTAATTTGACTCAGGTCGGGCTTTCCACTCCCAATCTTTGTTATAGCTTTTTCTTCGCAACGCCACAACAAAGGATTTCCGCTACAAACGTAGTTTACTGAACTTCTATGAAAATAAAAATAATGTGAAGTAATCCCTCTCGCAAACCACCTCTGTTAAGAACTTTTTGCAAACTCACAAAACCTTTCCTACATTTACTCTATGCAAAATGTCAAGTCTTTACAAAGCCTTTCTATACATCTTATTCAAGTTGATCTCGCTTGGGAAAACAAAGAAGAAAATCTCAAAAATATTCAACTAGAAATTGAGAAACTTCCAGATTCTGCTGATGTGGTAATTCTACCCGAAATGTTCAGCACAGGATTTACCATGCAACCTGAATTAGTGGCGGAGGCAATGACCGGCAAAACAGTTAAATGGATGAAGGAGATAGCTTCTAAATTCGAAATCGCTCTCGTTGGAAGTATTGTCATTGAAGAAAAAGACAAGTTTTACAATAGATTGCTTTTCATAACCAAAGATGGAATTTTAGAAACCTATGACAAGCGACATTTATTTTCCTACGCCGGCGAGGACAAAGTCTATACACCAGGAATAGATCGAAAAATCATAAATTACAAAGGTTGGAATATCTGTTTGCAAATTTGCTATGATCTGCGTTTCCCAGTTTTTATTAGAAATCACGGGGAATATGATTTATTGCTATTCGTAGCCAATTGGCCAGAAAGTCGAGTGTTAGCTTGGGATACTTTGCTAAAAGCGCGTGCAATCGAAAACATCTGTTATGTAGCAGGTGTTAATAGAGTAGGAAATGACAAGCACGATTATCACCATAATGGACATTCTCAGCTAATTGATTTTCTTGGAGAATTTCTGATCGAACCTCAACAAGTAGTTGGTGCTTTTCAATTTACCATCAAGAAGCAACCTTTATTAGACATTAGAAAAAAGCTGGGATTTCTAAATGATGCTGATGCGTTTACTTTAGAATAAACGGCTGATCAACATCCCAATTTGCCCGAACATCAATTGAAGTGGGGAAGTAAATCACTTCTTCTGCCTGTCTATTTTCAAGAAAATTCCCTTCGTCCCAACGGCCGTTTTTATTAGTATCGTAAATTATTCGAAGATTATAAAGCATTGGGTCAATCAAATTAAAGTCGACAATGTTACCTTCTTCTAAATAGCTCGTTGCTATGGTTGCGCCCTTAACATCGCTTAATTCGACGATTACCGGATAGGTTTTAATATTCGAAATGGCGATTCTAAGATTTCCATAATCGGAAGTGTTTTTCGTGGAAACAGAATAAACTAATGTGTCATTTTTCCTGTTGTAGAAATCCTTTACGGCGCCCGGTAGAAACTGAATTTTATATTTCTCGAGCGGTTCTTTCTTAAATTTAACCTTCAATTCCATCAGGAATTCATCGTATTTTACAGAGAATTTCTGGGCAGTTGAGTCTTGCGATCTTACCGTGATTTTTGTGCTGTCAATAAAAGTTAAGGGCGTGGCACTTTTTAACGCAAATTCTTCACGTAGTGGCAAACTACTGCTATATCGAGGATTTAAAACTAAGGAATCACTCTTCTGTTCTTTAAGACGTATGCTAAAATCTTTGGTATAACTTCCTTTTGAAACAGTAACTCGAATCGAATCTTTGACTGACGGTGGAAACCAAACCAAAACCGAATCCTTGTCCACAACTTTTGTTACCACATTTGGAACTTCTGAATTGCCATCAAACGTTTTAATTTTTGCCATTTCAAAGTTACCTTCATAACCCAAAGTGAGTTTTGATCCATTTGTTTGCGCAGGTTTATTTGCCTTTAGCGGACGCGATTCCTTAAATAATTTTAATGTAAAAAGACTATCAGTTGGCATTGTTATAGTTTGAGAAAGAAATCCAATTTTGTCCGCTTTCGGATCGTACTTATTATTTGAATTCTTATCTTTTAAAGCAATCAACTTATATTTTCCCGGCTTTATATTTTCGATTTCAAAAATTTTGATACTATCCAAAGTGTTGGTAATATATCTCGGACGCTGCTTATAAATCAACGAATCGGTATAGTTTTCATCGAATTCATAAAGCATCACTGAGACAAATGGCTCAACATCTTTATTGTAAGCATCAAAAACTCGACCTCTCAACTTCAGAGAATCTATTATACTCCCAGTCGAGAAAACGTATTTAAATTGCTGATATGGATTGCCTTCGTTGTTGTCTTCGATACTTTTTCCGAAATTAAAACTGTAAGTTGTGTTCGCCTTTAGTGTATCGAGAATTTTAATAGTAATTGTCTTGCTCGCCGTAGTGGGTGTAATAATCGGTTGACGCTGCATTGGTGGCGAAACGATTAATTGTTTACTCAAGTTTTTGAGCTTTATGTATTCGTCAAAAACTATTTTTATCTCGTTTCCTTCAAAGTTGGTAGTGTAATTTGGAGGATAACTTTGCTTCATTACCGGCGCAATTGTATCCTTAAGTCCGCCCGAAATTGACGCTCTTTTGGCGCAGCTAGAAAGGACAACTAGTGTAAGCAGGATAGTGAATATGTGTCTGAACATTGACGTATTGATTTAAAATACAAAATAACGATTAATATTAATGTTATTGCTAAATTAATCTTTAATAATTTTGGACAAATAATTCCGTTTTGTGTCCACCTTAGTTTTATAAAATGTCAAAAATCTTGCAGCGATTCTCCTTTTTACTATTAGTCGTTTTAATGTTTAGCGCTTGCGCAAAAAAGCCGCTGCCAGAGGTTTCATTTTATTATTGGCGAACGGTTTTCTCCTTGACCGATGCGGAGCGTGATATCTTAAAAACAACTAATTCAGCTAAAATCTACCTGCGTTATTTTGATTTAATTTTGCCGAAAGGCAGCACCGAAGCAATTCCCGAAAGTCCGATTACCTTCAAGGATTCAACTTTAAATCTGAAGATCATTCCAGTGATTTATATCAAAAATGAAGTAATGCTCAACGACAAAGAAAACCTCGAAATGCTTGCTGATAAGATGCTAGATTATATTTCTCAGATCAATAAGAAGAACAAAATTAGTACCTCGGAAGTTCAAATAGACTGCGATTGGACCTTGGCTAGCAAGAATAATTTCATGAAGTTTATGGAAATTCTGAAGTCAAAAAATTTAGACACTTTATCGGCAACAATTCGGCTACATCAAATAAAGTACGCTGCAACCACGGGAATACCCAATGTAGATTATGGTGTTTTAATGTACTACAATATGGGAAAAATCGCTGCCGACGATTCGAATTCCATTTATGATCGAAAGATAGCCGCACAATATCTAGCCAAACTTTCAGAATATCCGCTTCCGCTAAAAGTGGCGCTTCCAATTTTCTCGTGGGCGGTACAAATTCGGACAAATAAAGTTGTGGGGCTTAGCGCCAAAATCACTCAAGAAGATGTAATTTCGAATGATTTTGAAAAAGTTTCAGAGAATGTTTTTAAAGTCAAAAGAAGTCATTACCTCAAGGGAAGTTTTCTGAATAAGAATGATTTATTAAAAATCGAAAAGGTAAGCTCGAAAGAATTATCAGATATGGCATCAGATTTAAAGAAGAATTTAAAAGAAACTCCTTCTGAAATTATCTTTTTTGATTTGAATGAAAATAATATAAAACAGTATGACAAATCCATTTATAAAGAGATTACTACTTCTTTTTAGTAGCGCAACATTATTGGTCTACGGAACAATTTACGCTTGTGGTGGTGGCGATTGGGATTGGTTTTTCGATTCTAATTTTGCGCCCGAAGCATTCGTAGACAAATCCTACACACCACTTTTTCTGTCTGGAGATATATTTTATGACGGAACCGAAACCGACTTTATTTCGAGATATAACGATGATATTGTAGTGGATTGGAAAGGTTTTCTGGGCAACAAAATGTCTGATCAACAATTGAAATATTTTCTTTTGGACAGCAGTTATGTGGAAGTGATGAATCTACAATCTTATTACAAATCAGGAAAGATTACTTCAGAAATCAAACGTTTGAAAAACAAACTTGATATTAAAAATCCAAAAGTAAAATCATTTATTGAGTTTTTGGCTGTTGCCAAAGAAATTGAAGCGGTATCAGTAACAAGTAATCCTTGGTCTTACGAGCCAATACAATATGCCGTTTTGAATGATGCTAAATTATTGGCAAACCTGAAAAAAATGTATCAAAATGAAAATGATAGTTTTCTGAAAAATAGGTATTGGTTTCAGTATATGAAGGGTTTATTTTACAGCAGAAATCTCTCAGAAATTGCGACCTTCTTTGATCAAACTTCGTCTACAGTTCCAAAAAATGATTTGTACTACCGCGCGATGGGCTATGTCGCTGGAATTCATTATAAAAATCAAGAATATTCAAAATCGAATTATTTGTTCAGTATCATATTTGATGAAAACATCAAAATGCGCAAGACTGCCCTATTTAATTTTCATCCACAACAAGAGGTGGAATGGAATAATACTTTGCAACTTGCAAAATCCGCCAAAGAAAAATCGGCACTTTGGGCTTTGTACGGTTATTACAATGATGAAATTTTGGCAATCCAAAAAATCGCTGAACTTGATCCAAAAAATCCAAATTTGGACTTTCTATTAACTAGGGTTATTAATAAAGTTGAATCTCAGATTGATAATTCATTGGAAAAGAAAAGCATCGTAGAATATAGAAAATCGGTTCAGAGAATTGTTGATCCAAAAACGATTCAGCTGATAAATTCAATTGCTAGTTCAAGTAAAGTTGCTTCGCCTTACTTATGGTTTTCGGCCGAAGGTTATATTATGTCGCTTACCGCAGACTTCAAAGCTGCAGATATCGCTTTCGCGAAAGCGGAAAAATACTTGCCAAATAATGATTTAGCAAAAGCACAATTGGAATTGTTGAAAGTGACAAATCGAATTAGCGCAACATCTTCAATTAAATCTGCGAACATCGATAAATTGACCGCAGATATTGATTGGCTGACCTTAAAATTGCCTGCATTAAATATCGAAAATCTTCGT comes from the Flavobacterium ardleyense genome and includes:
- a CDS encoding PD-(D/E)XK nuclease family protein codes for the protein MISTPFLEQLAAKLLVDNSQYFDNLTIVLPNKRARVFLIEAFKKQIDTNIFAPNIISIEDFIQDIAGIRSIDTIEILFEFFEVYSKIVPIDKKESFEQFANWAKIILQDFNEIDRYLLDPNHVLSYLKDIEDIKHWSVDADKRTKLIERYLKFYNLLIEYYRGLYSHLKEKKVGYQGLIYREAVANIPQFLELSDKDVNYVFAGFNALNAAEEVIIQNLIAANRATIFWDIDKAFVNDRQHDAGLFVRRFKDSWTHYKSNPFEWIFDDFSQEKNIKVIGTSKSIGQAKIVGSILEDITAQDITTLNRVAVVLGDENLLLPVLHALPAKVDRLNITMGYSGKNNPVQILISKLFKMHSNALSRNAKSYVFYYKDVIDVLTHPLISANAEAESLVKDIRRNNFTFIAHQTIISIHGEGNDLFKVLFSKWDKGALDVLDNLSSLLLSLKETLVADTNQEKLTKAFIYSIYKVLNKISNYFSGYSSSNTIETLTSIYKQVIDLAEVSFEGEPLEGLQLMGVLETRVLDFDTVIITSMNEGKFPAGKSQNSFIPYDVKRELGLPTFKEKDAIYTYHFYHLLQRAKNVYLIYNTESEGMDGGEKSRFITQLQVEKKPLHTLSTEIYSPYVPEVAAKDFVIEKTESVMERLAEIASKGFSPSALTSYIRNPMQFYFQKILSIRDLEDVEENIALNTLGTIIHETLANLYNPLIGKVQTEEDIQICISKIDDEVAAQFQEIYKKGEIKKGRNLLAFEVAKRHILNFLKLELKAVNDGDSIKILFLEKRFERVLESDLLPCPIVIGGSVDRIELRNGVVRIIDYKTGKVLGTNLSLKNWDNLVLEIKNDKIIQVLAYAFTFEPFLQGRTMEAGVISFKNMKSGFLPFKIKEDKIETQIVTSTILEKYKEQLVHLLLEILNKDIPFTEKEVKSF
- a CDS encoding alpha/beta fold hydrolase, producing METILYKNTRISYTDSGKGTAVVFLHGFLENKKMWNYFVNQYEKKYRIVTIDLLGHGESESLGYVHSMEENAKVVQAVLSHLRIRKSILLGHSMGGYVCLAFAELFPDNVRSLILVNSTASADTDERKLNRDRAIQAVKYNHEGFIRMAVANLFSEDNRQKLKKEIEHVKEQALKTSVQGIVATLEGMKIRKDREVLLHFAPYPISLILGIQDTVLKFNDTAAQVEGTSATLFSFPDGHMSPIENRDELCELLLQYFKKI
- a CDS encoding aminopeptidase P family protein, which encodes MKYTPIDRNLFIKNRKKFVAEMKKNSIAVFNSNDIYPISADSTLPFAQHRDIFYLSGVDQEESILLLFPDAPYEHQREILFLKETSELIAIWEGEKLTKEKAFETSGIKTVIWLQDFPKTLKELMSFADTIYINTNEHYRATIETETREARFVKWWKEQYPAHQVAKSNPILQRLRSVKEQVELDLIQHACNITEKGFRRILPFVKPGVTEYEIEAEFMHEFLRNRSKGFAYTPIIASGNNANVLHYIENNQECKAGDLILFDVAAEYANYSSDMSRTIPVSGRYTERQKNVYNAVNRVKEEAQKMLIPGTDWKQYHEEVGKIMTSELLGLGLLDKADVQNEDPAWPAYKKYFMHGTSHHMGLDTHDYGILTEPMQANMVFTVEPGIYIPAEGFGIRLEDNLVIQESGAPLNLMANIPILLEEIEDLMNS
- a CDS encoding succinate dehydrogenase cytochrome b subunit — translated: MAKSAILKSSITKKYWMAFTGLFLCIFLLGHLAGNLQLIFGDALQFNQYALFMTTNPAVKILSYLTYASLLFHAIDGILLTIQNKKARPIDYAHNKPEANSRWASRNMAILGSLILIFIVLHMKTFWAVMHFDEKIPLQTTMIDVQPGMPAQEFYMTTTGSYLPVGNVEVRNVTEFYDPAAKVKIAEGYKDLYKITVDFFKDPEYGLLYTILYVLAMAVLAFHLLHGFASAFQSIGINSAKYKPTIRVVGKLFAVIVPLLFAIIPLYIHFFLKA
- a CDS encoding fumarate reductase/succinate dehydrogenase flavoprotein subunit; this translates as MALDSKVPNTNGPLSEMWTNYKDHINLVNPANKRNIDVIVVGTGLAGGSAAATLAELGYNVKAFCFQDSPRRAHSIAAQGGINAAKNYQGDGDSTYRLFYDTVKGGDYRSREANVYRLAEVSTNIIDQCVAQGVPLAREYGGLLDNRSFGGALVSRTFYAKGQTGQQLLLGAYSAMNRQIGRGKIKMYNRHEMLDLVIVDGKARGIIARNLVTGEIERHSAHAVVVGSGGYGNVFFLSTNAMGSNATAAWKIHKKGAFFANPCYTQIHPTCIPVSGDHQSKLTLMSESLRNDGRIWVPKNIEDAIAIREGRKTAIDLSEDERDYYLERRYPAFGNLVPRDVASRAAKERCDAGYGVNKTGQAVFLDFAAAIQRYGKEKAYVKGIEHTATPEQIIEMGTAVVADKYGNLFQMYEKIVDENPYKMPMKIFPAVHYTMGGTWVDYNLMTTIPGCFSIGESNFSDHGANRLGASALMQGLADGYFVLPYTIGAYLAPDIKTGPIPTNTPEFEAAENNVRTQLERFVNNKGSHSVDYFHKILGKIMWDKVGMARNAQGLTEAIQEISELRERFYKEVLVPGTMDSFNQELEKAMRVADFLELGELFAKDALHRKESCGGHFREEYQTPEGEAQRDDENFAYVAAWEYTGKPSEAILHKEELKFENIKLVQRSYK
- a CDS encoding succinate dehydrogenase/fumarate reductase iron-sulfur subunit; translated protein: MKLTLKIWRQKNAQDKGGLVDYKLDGISEDMSFLEMLDVLNDGLTNKGEDPVAFDHDCREGICGMCSLFINGEAHGPDRGVTTCQLHMRMFKDGDTIYIEPFRAKAFPVIKDLVVDRGSFDRVQHAGGFISVNTSGNTVDANTIPINKHDADTAFDNATCIGCGACVASCKNASAMLFVAAKVSQFALLPQGKVEAADRVKNMVAQMDAEGFGNCTNTGACEVECPKGITLEAIARMNREYFVANF